The proteins below come from a single Streptomyces sp. B3I8 genomic window:
- a CDS encoding Eco57I restriction-modification methylase domain-containing protein: MSRMYAPTSADLHRAWLELVDADGPFLAVPALERVWPQGIPQPDARALDAIKDAKPAFEKAWENWDEHRDDEAALDLYRGARDTWVDLVLRQGLRWGTSYTVPGPATAEVHSPDYAVSVRANGALVHGETTGALVLITDPADSLRDPLTDGWLASPIDRMEELLRASEVPIGVVTDGRWWAIVSARSQTMVASGIVDAQTWIEEPQTRNAFIELLQRRRLIGGKPQDRLTELFGESVTAAEKITEALGTQVRRAVELIVQALSEGALAAQRRGEADPLPARRGEVYEAAVTVMMRVVFLLFAEERGLLPQSRLFAMGYGISDELDLLDAREKEEGEQALDATFLTWHRLLATSQALYRGASFEDLRLPEYGGSLFDPARFPFLTACDSQDTLAITVSDRVMLEVLRAVQIAQLPGGARRISFRDIDVEQIGYIYEGLLGYSCEPAEEIVVGLAGSAGSEPEVPLATLEEFSQAKHTEAALADAILNWIKVNQPAAKPPSKAALTTALKAGETLDDTETALRDVTDDPELRERLRPYIGIIRRDLRGRPLVVEPGGVLLVETPSRASAGAHYTPRSLAEEVVRYALEPLVYSYGPHQSVDQDAWRPLDSDQILELRIADIACGSGAFLVAAARYLADRLVEAWQREGVAYGRTPHDLLVHAIRTVVATCLYGADINGMAVEMCKLSLWLVSLDPKLPFSFVDDKVLHGNALLGLTAADQLRRLHIDPAAADHQLSVFALDVDDILNQATRLRRQLATEVDDRDPQRSAATKRRQWRRYQELTEQLADVADGVVAAGLQWGGKPGKQLKAAYENLRIAVERAYPAGGEDADRERTMLDSIKDAGLTPTVTTDYARWKPLHWILAVPDVMERGGFDAVIGNPPFLGGQKLTGSMGTNVRDWFVNALAVGKKGSADLVAYFFLRAHELLSRRGTLGLIATNSVAQGDTRRVGLDQLVSKDFTITRAIQSRSWPAASANLEYAAVWGTRADINSTVPRVVAEIEDDIEVERISTLLEPGGRVDGDPVRLAKNVGIAFQGCIVLGMGFVLEPNEAAAWIEAEPRNAEVLFPYLNGEDLNSRPDNSASRWVIDFNDRSEQQAQEYELPYERVLERVKPERARNKRKPRRERWWQFAELAPAMRRAIADADLEEVLVIARVSKTVMPLRVSTRQVFHEKLVVFAKGASTDLAVLSSSAHQLWAIKYGTTMRIDPTYTPSTVFETFPRPDVNEHLAEVGELLDADRREIMRRRDLGLTKLYNLVNDPGIPDSGDADVARLREIHVQLDRAVMAAYGWDDVPLDHGFHTYRQMQRWTVSPAARVEILDRLLEENHLRAVSQGVVVPTSDNEDTEEEEGDE; this comes from the coding sequence ATGAGCCGCATGTACGCCCCGACATCCGCCGACCTTCATCGCGCCTGGCTCGAACTCGTCGACGCCGACGGCCCGTTCCTAGCCGTCCCCGCCCTGGAACGCGTCTGGCCTCAGGGCATCCCCCAGCCTGACGCCCGGGCGCTCGACGCCATCAAGGACGCCAAGCCCGCCTTCGAGAAGGCTTGGGAGAACTGGGACGAGCACCGCGACGACGAAGCCGCCCTCGACCTCTACCGTGGGGCCCGCGACACCTGGGTCGACCTCGTCCTGCGCCAGGGCCTGCGCTGGGGCACCTCCTATACCGTTCCCGGCCCGGCCACTGCCGAGGTCCACTCGCCCGACTACGCCGTCTCCGTGCGAGCCAATGGCGCACTCGTCCATGGCGAAACCACCGGGGCACTCGTCCTCATCACCGACCCTGCGGACTCCCTTCGCGACCCGCTCACCGACGGCTGGTTGGCCAGCCCCATCGACCGTATGGAAGAGCTGCTGCGCGCCTCGGAGGTCCCCATCGGCGTCGTCACCGACGGCCGCTGGTGGGCGATCGTCAGCGCCCGCTCCCAGACGATGGTCGCCTCCGGCATCGTCGACGCCCAAACCTGGATCGAAGAGCCCCAGACCCGCAACGCCTTCATCGAACTCCTGCAGCGCCGCCGCCTGATCGGCGGCAAGCCGCAGGACCGGCTGACCGAACTGTTCGGCGAGTCCGTCACCGCAGCCGAAAAGATCACCGAAGCCCTCGGCACTCAGGTACGCCGCGCCGTCGAACTCATTGTCCAAGCCCTGTCCGAAGGCGCCCTGGCCGCGCAGCGGCGCGGTGAGGCAGACCCGCTGCCCGCCCGACGCGGCGAGGTCTACGAGGCCGCCGTCACTGTCATGATGCGCGTCGTCTTCCTCCTTTTCGCCGAAGAACGCGGACTCCTTCCTCAAAGCCGCCTCTTCGCCATGGGCTACGGCATCAGCGATGAGCTCGACCTCCTTGACGCACGGGAGAAGGAGGAAGGCGAACAGGCTCTCGACGCCACCTTCCTGACCTGGCACCGACTCCTTGCCACCTCCCAGGCCCTCTATCGTGGCGCGTCCTTCGAGGACCTGCGTCTGCCCGAGTATGGCGGCTCGCTCTTCGACCCTGCCCGCTTTCCCTTTCTCACCGCCTGCGACTCTCAGGACACACTGGCCATCACGGTCAGCGACCGCGTCATGCTTGAGGTCCTGCGCGCCGTCCAGATTGCTCAGTTGCCGGGCGGCGCTAGGCGGATCTCCTTCCGCGACATCGACGTCGAGCAGATCGGTTACATCTACGAGGGTCTCCTCGGGTACTCCTGCGAACCCGCCGAAGAGATCGTCGTCGGCCTGGCCGGCAGCGCGGGCTCCGAACCGGAAGTACCTCTGGCCACCCTCGAAGAGTTCAGCCAGGCCAAGCACACCGAGGCCGCACTGGCCGATGCGATCCTCAACTGGATCAAGGTGAACCAGCCAGCGGCAAAGCCGCCCAGCAAGGCCGCTCTCACCACGGCGCTGAAGGCCGGCGAAACACTCGACGATACCGAGACCGCCTTGCGTGACGTCACCGACGATCCCGAACTACGGGAGCGACTGCGTCCGTACATCGGCATCATCCGCCGCGACCTGCGAGGCCGCCCCCTCGTCGTCGAACCCGGCGGTGTTCTGCTGGTGGAGACCCCCTCGCGAGCCTCGGCAGGTGCGCACTACACGCCGCGCTCGCTGGCCGAGGAAGTCGTCCGTTACGCGCTCGAGCCGCTCGTCTACTCGTATGGCCCCCACCAGAGTGTCGACCAGGACGCGTGGCGGCCGCTCGACTCCGACCAGATCCTCGAACTACGCATCGCCGACATCGCCTGCGGCTCGGGCGCCTTCCTCGTTGCAGCCGCACGCTACCTCGCTGACCGCCTCGTTGAGGCATGGCAGCGCGAGGGGGTGGCGTACGGAAGGACGCCGCATGACCTGCTCGTCCACGCCATAAGGACCGTCGTCGCGACTTGCCTGTACGGCGCCGACATCAACGGCATGGCCGTGGAAATGTGCAAACTGTCGCTGTGGCTGGTCTCCCTCGACCCCAAACTGCCCTTCTCCTTCGTCGACGACAAAGTGCTGCACGGCAATGCCCTGCTGGGCCTGACCGCCGCCGACCAACTACGCCGCCTCCACATCGACCCCGCCGCGGCCGACCACCAGCTCAGTGTCTTCGCCCTGGACGTGGACGACATCCTCAACCAGGCCACCCGCCTACGCCGCCAGCTCGCCACCGAGGTCGATGACAGAGACCCGCAGCGCTCAGCGGCCACCAAGCGCCGGCAATGGCGCCGGTACCAAGAACTGACCGAGCAGCTCGCTGACGTCGCGGATGGGGTGGTCGCGGCCGGGCTGCAGTGGGGCGGGAAGCCGGGGAAACAGTTGAAGGCGGCGTACGAGAATCTGCGCATCGCGGTAGAGCGCGCATACCCCGCCGGGGGCGAGGATGCGGACCGGGAGCGGACGATGCTCGACAGCATCAAGGATGCTGGGCTCACCCCGACGGTGACAACGGACTACGCGCGGTGGAAGCCGCTCCACTGGATCCTGGCCGTGCCAGATGTGATGGAGCGAGGCGGATTTGACGCTGTGATCGGGAACCCGCCGTTCCTAGGTGGGCAGAAACTCACCGGCTCGATGGGGACCAACGTCCGCGACTGGTTCGTCAACGCACTCGCGGTCGGGAAGAAGGGGAGCGCGGACCTGGTGGCGTACTTCTTCCTGCGCGCGCATGAACTGCTGTCGCGGCGCGGCACTCTAGGGCTGATCGCAACAAACTCGGTCGCTCAGGGGGACACCCGACGAGTTGGACTCGACCAGCTGGTCTCAAAGGACTTCACCATCACCCGCGCGATCCAGAGCCGGTCGTGGCCTGCGGCCAGCGCCAACCTCGAGTACGCGGCAGTTTGGGGCACCCGGGCTGACATCAATTCGACGGTGCCCCGGGTCGTCGCCGAGATCGAAGACGACATCGAGGTTGAGCGGATCTCCACCCTGCTGGAACCGGGGGGCCGTGTGGACGGCGACCCTGTGCGGTTGGCGAAGAACGTGGGGATCGCGTTCCAGGGCTGCATCGTGCTAGGCATGGGCTTCGTGCTGGAGCCCAATGAGGCTGCGGCGTGGATTGAGGCCGAACCGCGGAACGCGGAGGTTCTCTTCCCGTACCTTAACGGTGAGGATCTCAACTCCCGCCCAGACAATTCAGCTTCACGATGGGTCATTGACTTCAATGACAGGTCGGAGCAGCAAGCGCAGGAGTACGAGCTGCCATATGAGCGGGTGCTGGAGCGCGTAAAACCCGAGCGGGCGAGGAACAAACGGAAACCTCGACGTGAGCGATGGTGGCAGTTTGCCGAGCTGGCACCCGCGATGCGGAGGGCGATTGCCGACGCCGACTTGGAAGAGGTTCTGGTCATCGCACGAGTCAGTAAGACTGTGATGCCTCTGCGTGTGTCAACACGACAGGTCTTCCACGAAAAGCTAGTTGTGTTCGCTAAGGGGGCATCCACAGATCTGGCGGTTTTGTCCAGTAGTGCTCATCAGTTGTGGGCAATCAAATATGGCACCACGATGAGGATTGACCCGACGTACACGCCGTCGACGGTCTTTGAGACCTTTCCGCGTCCGGATGTGAACGAGCATCTTGCTGAGGTCGGTGAGCTGCTCGACGCCGACCGCCGCGAGATCATGCGCCGCCGCGACCTCGGCCTCACCAAGCTCTACAACCTAGTCAACGACCCCGGCATCCCCGACTCCGGCGACGCCGATGTAGCCCGCCTCCGCGAGATCCACGTCCAGCTCGACCGAGCCGTCATGGCCGCGTACGGCTGGGACGACGTCCCCCTAGACCACGGTTTCCACACCTACCGCCAGATGCAGCGATGGACGGTGAGCCCCGCCGCCCGGGTGGAGATCCTCGACCGCCTCCTCGAAGAGAATCATCTCCGTGCCGTCTCACAGGGCGTTGTCGTACCCACCAGCGACAATGAGGACACCGAGGAAGAGGAGGGCGACGAGTGA
- the drmA gene encoding DISARM system helicase DrmA, translating into MTTPRRDGTQPAAGSGGPQAPAYRLALEPDNRSWTARENLVDILERELLGPANGPDEILDGVPDSAYLIGRIAPVRLTAGQDDPGEAGSDNAATDVGDAVDAAESRGVPLTAVDDSSASSDEDEVEDQPQKRGLMIPASMGLRFQIPDDLDEFTVTASWGTYEPVKEKRGEGTEGGGNDGAAPAPALRRFQRTPHAIAKTINVADLEPSRTTEIVLKDKILVRVDRYDDSERGCRLIEVALCNDRETPRKIPVEAWLYQTKLSVSAGGVEVFLPVNDVLLDTREEPDDELRRLRLQYRHRLEFAHGRTCSVDWKVAEGARRASEVWTTWLPVSETPQTAAEEIGAALLDMRKLQEASTDELRTGLEPIVAGYTAWLDGEEQRAEVLPEHLRSEGLDAVTEARRVQRQLEEGLKHLLGAEEALRCFRFMNRVMADQRVQSQIAERRASRPEESIDEAREAILAEKGALAHSWRTFQLAFVLMQLPLLSDPAAEKRSGDLAKAQLLFFPTGGGKTEAYLGLAAYTFAIRRRQGVVDAFEGPLDGRSGVAVLMRYTLRLLTAQQFQRATALVCAAEMARRDDVATWGDEPFRIGLWVGTDVSPKRYDEAAEQLQKAHGGRGYRLTVLQIQRCPWCGTRVEARDVRTEPALRRVYVYCGDELAECPFSDGGEVPDGLPVLTVDEEIYRLAPAFVIATVDKFARLAREGEAASLFGHVSRRCERHGFVHPDYQQCDIKDGSKHPKKDGHPAAPVHPATRLRPPDLVIQDELHLITGALGTTVGLFEVAIDVMTDWRTKDGRPVRPLLVASTATARNAADQVRALYGRDVTIFPPQVLDAGNTFFSKEIPVSEDKPGRRYVGISTTGVRLTTAEIRVAEVLMAGGQLLLDRSGSVADPYMSLVGYFSATRELAGMARYMSDDIQTALAKGRPWSKLPRRTGTNYGSLHVAELTSRVASADITATLDQMAVSFDPGFDSTAGKRNRRALREAKKSEPTREVNPYDVVLATSMLQVGVDVTRLGLMLVVGQPKNTAEYIQASSRVGRAADRPGLVLALGNWARPRDLAHFEQFRHYHETFYAQVEALSVTPFSVTSLERGLDGVLVSAARVLQAAKAGPGQGLSPEDGAARIEAEQHFAGELIDALVRRIARAGDEDASNRARLRLENRLDQWGKRRKHLVELRKSLVYERVLDDSRHDALMMSAENAKAGLDTRDAPPFIVANSMREVQPEINLLVSPIKERLVYRAPDYAPKWQMPEESS; encoded by the coding sequence GTGACCACCCCCCGGCGCGACGGCACCCAGCCCGCAGCGGGATCCGGCGGCCCCCAGGCCCCGGCCTACCGTCTCGCTCTCGAACCCGACAACCGTTCCTGGACGGCCCGCGAGAACCTGGTCGACATCCTGGAGCGTGAGCTCCTCGGCCCGGCCAACGGCCCGGACGAGATCCTCGACGGGGTCCCCGACTCGGCGTACCTGATCGGCCGGATCGCGCCCGTGCGGCTCACCGCCGGCCAGGACGACCCCGGCGAGGCTGGATCGGACAACGCAGCGACCGACGTGGGCGACGCCGTGGACGCTGCCGAGAGCCGGGGCGTGCCGCTCACCGCCGTCGACGACAGCAGCGCGAGCTCGGACGAGGACGAGGTCGAGGACCAGCCGCAGAAGCGTGGGCTGATGATCCCGGCGTCGATGGGGCTGCGCTTCCAGATCCCTGACGACCTCGACGAGTTCACAGTGACCGCTTCGTGGGGCACGTACGAGCCGGTGAAGGAGAAGCGCGGCGAGGGCACCGAAGGCGGCGGGAACGACGGCGCGGCACCCGCTCCGGCTCTCCGTCGTTTCCAGCGTACCCCGCACGCCATCGCGAAGACGATCAACGTTGCCGACCTGGAGCCGTCCCGTACGACCGAGATCGTACTCAAGGACAAGATCTTGGTCCGGGTGGATCGGTACGACGACTCCGAGCGTGGCTGTCGGCTGATCGAGGTGGCGCTGTGCAACGACCGGGAGACTCCCCGCAAGATCCCGGTCGAGGCGTGGCTGTACCAGACCAAGCTGTCGGTGTCGGCCGGTGGCGTTGAGGTGTTCCTGCCGGTCAATGACGTACTCCTGGACACGCGCGAGGAGCCGGACGACGAGCTGCGGCGACTGCGGCTTCAGTACCGCCACCGTCTGGAGTTCGCCCACGGCCGGACCTGCTCGGTGGACTGGAAGGTAGCCGAGGGAGCGCGCAGGGCCAGCGAGGTCTGGACGACGTGGCTGCCGGTGAGTGAGACGCCTCAGACGGCCGCCGAGGAGATCGGCGCGGCCCTGCTGGACATGCGCAAGCTCCAGGAGGCGTCGACCGACGAACTGCGTACGGGTCTTGAGCCGATCGTCGCGGGTTACACGGCCTGGCTGGACGGCGAGGAGCAGCGGGCCGAGGTGCTTCCGGAGCATCTGCGGTCCGAGGGTTTGGACGCGGTCACCGAGGCGCGTCGGGTGCAGCGCCAGCTTGAGGAGGGTCTGAAGCATCTCCTCGGGGCCGAGGAGGCGTTGCGCTGCTTCCGGTTCATGAACCGGGTGATGGCCGATCAGCGTGTGCAGTCCCAAATCGCGGAGCGGCGAGCGAGTCGCCCGGAGGAGAGCATCGACGAGGCTCGCGAGGCGATCCTCGCGGAGAAGGGAGCCCTGGCGCATTCGTGGCGTACCTTCCAGCTCGCCTTCGTGCTCATGCAGTTGCCGTTGCTGTCCGACCCGGCGGCCGAGAAGCGGTCGGGGGATCTAGCCAAGGCGCAACTGCTGTTCTTCCCGACCGGTGGTGGCAAGACGGAGGCGTATCTGGGTCTGGCCGCGTACACGTTCGCGATCCGGCGCCGCCAAGGCGTTGTGGATGCCTTTGAGGGGCCATTGGACGGACGGTCCGGGGTGGCCGTTCTCATGCGGTACACGTTGCGTCTGCTCACCGCCCAGCAGTTCCAGCGCGCCACCGCCCTGGTGTGCGCAGCGGAGATGGCGCGGCGCGATGATGTGGCGACCTGGGGAGACGAGCCGTTCCGGATCGGGCTGTGGGTCGGTACCGATGTGAGCCCGAAGCGGTATGACGAGGCTGCCGAGCAGTTGCAGAAGGCCCACGGGGGCCGCGGCTATCGGCTGACGGTGCTGCAGATCCAGCGCTGCCCGTGGTGCGGGACGCGGGTCGAGGCGCGGGATGTGCGCACGGAGCCCGCGCTGCGTCGGGTGTACGTGTACTGCGGCGACGAGCTGGCCGAGTGCCCGTTCTCTGACGGCGGTGAGGTCCCCGACGGGCTGCCGGTCCTCACGGTCGACGAGGAGATCTACCGGCTCGCGCCGGCGTTCGTCATCGCCACAGTGGACAAGTTCGCCCGTCTGGCGCGGGAGGGCGAGGCGGCCTCGCTCTTCGGGCATGTCTCGCGACGCTGCGAGCGGCACGGCTTCGTGCACCCCGACTATCAGCAGTGCGATATCAAGGACGGCAGCAAGCACCCCAAGAAGGACGGCCATCCGGCCGCTCCCGTGCACCCGGCCACCCGGCTCCGGCCCCCGGATCTGGTCATCCAGGACGAGCTTCACCTGATCACGGGAGCCCTTGGCACCACGGTGGGCCTGTTCGAGGTGGCCATCGACGTGATGACCGACTGGCGTACGAAGGACGGGCGCCCGGTTCGTCCGCTCCTTGTCGCCTCCACCGCCACCGCACGCAACGCGGCCGACCAGGTACGTGCGTTGTACGGGCGGGACGTCACTATCTTCCCGCCGCAGGTCCTGGATGCCGGGAACACTTTCTTCTCCAAGGAGATCCCGGTCTCCGAGGACAAGCCGGGTCGCCGGTACGTCGGGATCAGTACGACCGGGGTGCGCTTGACCACGGCGGAGATCCGGGTTGCCGAGGTTCTCATGGCCGGCGGGCAACTGCTTCTTGACCGCTCCGGCAGCGTGGCCGATCCGTACATGAGCCTGGTCGGCTACTTCAGCGCTACCCGTGAATTGGCCGGCATGGCACGGTATATGAGCGACGACATCCAGACCGCGCTCGCCAAGGGCCGCCCCTGGTCGAAGCTGCCCCGCCGCACGGGTACCAACTACGGGTCGCTGCACGTCGCCGAGCTGACGTCACGTGTGGCCAGCGCCGACATCACCGCTACCCTCGACCAGATGGCGGTGTCGTTCGATCCGGGTTTCGACTCCACCGCGGGCAAGCGGAACCGGCGCGCGTTGCGGGAGGCGAAGAAGTCTGAGCCCACGCGCGAGGTGAACCCGTACGACGTGGTACTGGCCACCTCCATGCTGCAGGTGGGGGTCGACGTGACCCGGCTGGGTCTGATGCTCGTAGTCGGCCAGCCGAAAAACACCGCCGAGTACATCCAGGCGTCTTCCCGCGTCGGCCGGGCAGCAGACCGGCCGGGCCTGGTCCTCGCGCTGGGGAACTGGGCGCGCCCCAGGGACCTCGCCCACTTCGAGCAGTTCCGCCACTACCACGAGACGTTCTACGCGCAGGTCGAGGCGCTGTCCGTGACTCCCTTCTCGGTGACCTCGCTGGAACGCGGCCTGGACGGTGTGCTGGTCAGCGCGGCCAGGGTTTTGCAGGCCGCAAAGGCCGGCCCCGGCCAAGGGCTGTCCCCGGAGGACGGCGCGGCCCGTATCGAGGCCGAGCAGCACTTCGCCGGTGAGCTCATCGACGCCCTAGTGCGCCGGATTGCGCGGGCCGGCGACGAGGACGCGTCCAACCGCGCCCGCCTGCGCTTGGAGAACCGGCTCGATCAGTGGGGCAAGCGTCGCAAGCACCTCGTAGAGCTGCGTAAGTCACTGGTGTACGAGAGGGTTCTGGACGACAGCCGGCACGATGCCCTGATGATGAGCGCGGAGAACGCGAAGGCGGGCCTTGACACACGGGACGCGCCGCCGTTCATCGTGGCGAACTCGATGCGTGAGGTGCAGCCGGAGATCAACTTGCTGGTGAGCCCGATCAAGGAACGACTGGTGTACCGAGCACCTGACTATGCCCCGAAGTGGCAGATGCCGGAGGAGAGTTCATGA